TCGATCCGTACCGAGACGAGATCCTTCGTCGCGGCGATGTCGGGGTCGTCGAGGACGAGCTCGCTCAGAATCTCGCCACGGTCCGGATCGATTCTGACGACCGACTGCCGCGCCGCCAGACCCGCGTAGAGCGTTCCGTCGGAGGCGAGCGCGAGACCTCGCGGGCTCCCGGGAAGCGCCCACCGTTTGACGACGCTCTTCGAGCGGCTTCGAAGAAGCTCCAGCGGGGTGGATGCGAAAGCCGGGAAGGATACAGCGAGAAAAATCGAGCAGCTCAGAGCGGCGAGAAGGCGCTCAATCCTCGATCTCCCATTTGTAGTCTTCGACGACCGTGTTCGCGAGCAGACGGCTGCACATCGCTTCGACGGCCTTCTCGGCATCTTCCCTTTTCGTTCCATCTTCGAGTGTGATTCGAAACACCTTGCCTGCGCGGACATCTTCCACCGAATCGAAACCGAGGGTTTCCAGCGAGTGCTGGATGGCCTTCCCCTGGGGGTCGAGAACGGATGGCTTGAGCTCTACGGTGACGGTGGCTTTCATGGCAGTTTCAGAAGAGCGACAGCTGGGTCGGGCGGATCGGTCGCGGTGGCGGCGCGACGCCGCCGATCTCGAAGAGCTCGGTCGCACCGGCCTGATTCGAGATCGCCAGCCGGGGGTTGATGCCGATGTCGAGGAGCGCGCTGCTCACGAGCGACTCCACGAGCTCCGGCGTATTGTTCTGTTTCGACAGATGAATCATCACGAGCGTGTCGAGGTATTCGCTCGCGAGCGAATATGCGGCACTGACGGCGTCATCATTCGAGAGATGCCCCACCGAGGAGAGAATTCTCCTCTTGAGGAACCACGGGTAGGTGCCTCTCCGCAAAGTATCGACGTCATGGTTGGCTTCGAAAAAGACCGCGTGACAGTTGGCGAGGTGGAGCTTGATCGCGGGGCTGAACCATCCGAGATCCGTGGCCAGCCCGACCCGGATGCCGGCGCGTGACTCGATGACGAACGAGGAAGGATCGAACGCATCGTGAGGAGTCTTTCGCGCGTGGACCATCAGCTCGCCGATCCGGAACGAGGAATCGTTCTGGTACTCGACGATCTCTACGCCTTCATCGTCCCGCAGAAACCAGCCGGCCTTCGTTCCACGGGTGACGTAGACGGGAATCCCGAATTTCCTGGAGATTTTCTCGGCTCCCCGGATATGATCGCTGTGTTCGTGAGTGAGGACGATCGCGTCGATCTGGTCGAGGGAGCGGCCGATCATTCCGAGGCGCTTCGCCATCTGCCGGGGCCCGAATCCCGCGTCGACGAGAATGCTGGTACCGTCGCACTCGAAAAAGTGCGAGTTTCCTTCACTGCCTGAACCGAGGGATGCGGTCTTCATTGGATCGAGGGATCGGTGGTCAGAAACCAGCCCGCTCTTCAAGATAACG
This genomic window from Acidobacteriota bacterium contains:
- the purS gene encoding phosphoribosylformylglycinamidine synthase subunit PurS — translated: MKATVTVELKPSVLDPQGKAIQHSLETLGFDSVEDVRAGKVFRITLEDGTKREDAEKAVEAMCSRLLANTVVEDYKWEIED
- a CDS encoding MBL fold metallo-hydrolase, coding for MKTASLGSGSEGNSHFFECDGTSILVDAGFGPRQMAKRLGMIGRSLDQIDAIVLTHEHSDHIRGAEKISRKFGIPVYVTRGTKAGWFLRDDEGVEIVEYQNDSSFRIGELMVHARKTPHDAFDPSSFVIESRAGIRVGLATDLGWFSPAIKLHLANCHAVFFEANHDVDTLRRGTYPWFLKRRILSSVGHLSNDDAVSAAYSLASEYLDTLVMIHLSKQNNTPELVESLVSSALLDIGINPRLAISNQAGATELFEIGGVAPPPRPIRPTQLSLF